One stretch of Mercenaria mercenaria strain notata unplaced genomic scaffold, MADL_Memer_1 contig_4966, whole genome shotgun sequence DNA includes these proteins:
- the LOC128554358 gene encoding uncharacterized protein LOC128554358, with the protein EQGALSKLYPDLEEQGAVSKLYPDLEQAGVEEITSAPKELSKLPDAVEDLWKNLDFLVTNGKSSPKHFSCRLDIAKVQFALTGEPKLISIDVLKEKDINLTVSEECLEVTITNLDIDIDESMDYIEKIFKSHIINNFKSIKLEPNSPEQCSALLALSKKVPVLVKHKKVVIYKCTASNTLNIVGETLHFPVLMKELGLSSNVEETVTSSASQTQLEIDTNLEESLILGYTGFEGYLKEKYPKKCTEVDVSQKPPKLKITSVGFSIEDAKEEKNKFLTSSKRKKIMMNDQRCCELLFKDEIYPNESVYLFLQGKLSAKMKSKRSEPKFCITKSENGVYVNCRDNTESEMAKIIEENIISCQAKISSTKAFEALDRWARSEKLRYLEKSSGSVVLCCTSDIHNKVLDDISSDRAEETEIPVTFPSLVVKFLRSVGSDLLQDIEGKFGVQTSFDDLTLKLKGHPSKLEDCKRFLNTEIRKLRRSLPLQLPKECLESKRNDLDKALQKQGCCCQFHYKGRKMAKMLSNCEYLVSWIDPIRQLKITAVKGCPWHLDVDLQIVFTNHCLFPVEVEIVPTNGKKALLKL; encoded by the coding sequence AGCTTTCAAAGCTACCTGATGCTGTTGAAGATTTATGGAAGAATCTAGACTTTTTAGTCACAAATGGCAAGTCTTCACCTAAACACTTTTCTTGTCGTCTTGACATAGCGAAAGTTCAGTTTGCTCTTACTGGAGAACCAAAACTCATTTCCATTGATGTATTAAAAGAGAAGGATATCAATCTGACTGTTTCTGAGGAATGTCTTGAGGTTACTATTACAAATTTAGACATTGATATTGATGAGTCAATGGATTACATTGAAAAGATTTTCAAGAGCCATATTATTAATAACTTCAAGAGTATAAAGTTGGAACCTAATTCTCCAGAGCAATGTTCTGCACTGCTAGCATTGTCAAAAAAGGTGCCTGTTCTAGTAAAGCATAAGAAAGTggtaatatacaaatgtactgcCTCCAATACGCTGAATATAGTAGGAGAAACATTGCATTTTCCAGTTCTTATGAAAGAACTTGGACTTTCTAGCAATGTTGAGGAGACTGTAACAAGCAGTGCCTCTCAAACACAACTTGAAATAGACACTAATTTAGAAGAAAGTTTAATTTTAGGCTACACAGGATTTGAgggttatttaaaagaaaagtatcCTAAGAAATGCACTGAAGTGGATGTCAGTCAAAAACCTCCAAAGCTGAAGATAACTTCTGTGGGTTTTAGCATTGAAGATGCTAAAGAAGAAAAGAATAAGTTTCTAACAAGtagtaaaaggaaaaaaataatgatgAATGATCAACGGTGTTGTGAATTGTTGTTCAAAGATGAAATATATCCAAATGAATCAGTATACCTATTTCTACAAGGCAAGCTAAGTGCAAAAATGAAGTCCAAAAGATCAGAACCAAAGTTTTGCATAACCAAGTCTGAAAATGGGGTTTATGTGAATTGCAGGGATAACACTGAATCAGAGATGGCAAAAATAATTGAAGAGAATATTATTTCTTGTCAAGCAAAGATTTCCAGTACTAAAGCATTCGAAGCACTGGATAGATGGGCCCGTTCCGAAAAGTTGAGGTATTTAGAGAAGTCATCAGGAAGTGTAGTACTGTGCTGTACATCTGATATACATAACAAGGTGCTAGATGATATTTCTTCAGATAGAGCAGAGGAAACAGAGATTCCCGTTACATTTCCAAGTTTAGTTGTTAAATTTTTAAGATCTGTAGGCAGTGATCTCCTTCAGGATATTGAAGGAAAATTTGGAGTACAGACTTCATTTGATGACTTGACACTAAAACTGAAAGGTCATCCCAGCAAACTGGAGGACTGTAAAAGGTTTTTGAATACAGAGATACGAAAGTTAAGAAGATCCTTACCACTTCAGCTTCCCAAGGAATGTCTTGAATCGAAACGTAATGATCTGGACAAAGCACTACAGAAGCAAGGATGCTGCTGCCAATTTCACTACAAAGGAAGAAAGATGGCCAAAATGCTGTCAAACTGTGAATATTTGGTCTCTTGGATTGATCCTATCAGGCAGTTAAAGATAACTGCAGTTAAGGGGTGTCCTTGGCACTTGGATGTAGATTTGCAGATAGTCTTCACAAACCACTGTCTTTTTCCAGTGGAAGTGGAAATTGTTCCTACAAATGGTAAGAAAGCTTTGCTTAAACTTTAA